One Streptomyces sp. SAI-135 DNA segment encodes these proteins:
- a CDS encoding ferritin-like protein yields MQRPAEAAFKRRSFLATTAVAAGVPAIAAAAPASAAPGPHSGPSEPAPPGSVARLLAVPEVGRDIDWLRSALQVAVELELSTIPPYLCGWWSIGDRGSHAARLIRRIIDDEMYHLGVVCNLLVAVGGQPRIRAVAPSYPGPLPGGVRAGLTVYLSGLTKSLVHMMMTIEAPEEPLALSDSAAHTVGSFYGAMLDGLRSVNPEMSTRGQLSAHIGSDELRPVKTLLDAEHSIDIIREQGEGTSSSPADSFTDDHPAHYYAFAEIYHGRELRQTDEGWTFTGAPVPFPDARPMARVPEGGWSRPSTSVQRLLDRFDTTYTTVLTSLDAAWADGGPRALGTAIHAMRALEEPAVRLMETEIPGTRSTYGPQFHPLS; encoded by the coding sequence GCGTTCAAGCGCAGGAGTTTCCTGGCCACTACGGCGGTGGCGGCCGGTGTGCCGGCCATCGCGGCAGCCGCACCGGCGTCGGCCGCTCCGGGCCCCCACAGCGGACCGTCCGAGCCGGCGCCGCCCGGTTCCGTGGCGCGCCTGCTGGCCGTCCCCGAGGTCGGCAGGGACATCGACTGGCTGCGGTCGGCGCTGCAGGTCGCCGTGGAACTGGAGCTGTCCACCATCCCGCCGTACCTGTGCGGCTGGTGGTCGATCGGGGACCGCGGCTCGCATGCCGCGCGGCTGATCCGGCGCATCATCGACGACGAGATGTACCACCTCGGCGTCGTGTGCAACCTGCTCGTGGCCGTGGGCGGGCAGCCCAGGATCAGAGCGGTGGCACCCAGCTACCCCGGCCCGCTGCCGGGCGGCGTACGCGCCGGCCTGACCGTGTACCTCTCGGGCCTCACCAAGTCCCTGGTGCACATGATGATGACCATCGAGGCCCCCGAGGAACCGCTCGCCCTCAGCGACAGCGCCGCGCACACCGTCGGCTCGTTCTACGGCGCCATGCTGGACGGTCTTCGGTCCGTGAACCCGGAGATGTCGACCCGCGGGCAACTGAGCGCGCACATCGGCTCCGACGAGCTGCGGCCCGTCAAGACCCTCCTCGACGCGGAACACTCCATCGACATCATCAGGGAGCAGGGCGAGGGCACGAGCAGTTCCCCGGCCGACTCCTTCACCGACGACCACCCGGCCCACTACTACGCCTTCGCCGAGATCTACCACGGGCGCGAACTGCGTCAGACCGACGAGGGCTGGACGTTCACCGGGGCGCCCGTTCCCTTCCCGGACGCGCGCCCCATGGCCCGGGTCCCGGAAGGCGGCTGGTCCCGGCCATCGACGTCGGTGCAGCGGCTCCTGGACAGGTTCGACACCACCTACACCACCGTGCTGACCTCCCTCGACGCGGCCTGGGCTGACGGCGGCCCGCGCGCCCTGGGCACGGCCATCCACGCCATGCGC